A genome region from Stenotrophomonas maltophilia includes the following:
- a CDS encoding methyl-accepting chemotaxis protein, producing MPWINNLKLMPKLLLTFGVLLLVMLLQGIVAYRGLHSLNNVTTELAGSRMESIRMAGEMRGMLGEYRNAAYQQLIRASDDVKADARKQAVDLRTSMDTSIKDYPKLVDNPQQKKLFDTFAKEWKDALASYDSVTEMLELDLPDDAIDTFVGETRTKHRKAASALEALIAEDNRLARASREEAASTYSASAVLTVIALLGGAALGLVLVWLFARALVGSVRGAVSVANDVAGGKLDGHIDVSRQDEVGELMQAMQRMQRDLRERIETDQAVARENLRIRTALDYSSTGVYLTDTSNTIVYSNRALQQTLSQYQDEVRRDLPDFDAQASLIGKPVTVLEHRGEMDQTLLGNLKAHGVARRPMQYGDAQFAQVVSTIRNESGDTVGYVVEWRDRTQEALVEAEVARVIAQAAAGDLSGRIDASDKEGFFLQLAQQINGLLDANAGSIEQISGLLAALSQGDLTVRMHGDYQGVFARMRDDANATAAQLSEIVTRIKQSSRAISSAAGEIASGNSDLSRRTEQQAANLEETAASMEELTSTVRQNAEHARQANQLAIGAHGVASQGGDVVGQVVTTMSAIEASSKKIAEIISVIDGIAFQTNILALNAAVEAARAGEQGRGFAVVASEVRTLAQRSAAAAKEIKGLIDDSVGKVNDGSALVHKAGATMGEIVASVQRVTDIMAEISAASQEQSAGIEQVNQTVVQMDETTQQNAALVEEATAAARAMEEQAGHLSEAVSIFVVDEADTVVAPPRVAAPAPRAAAPAAPAPAAPPARRTAGGRPMATELADGDWQEF from the coding sequence ATGCCGTGGATCAACAACCTGAAACTGATGCCGAAGCTGCTGTTGACCTTCGGTGTCCTCCTGCTGGTGATGCTGCTGCAGGGCATCGTCGCCTATCGCGGACTGCATTCGCTGAACAACGTCACCACCGAGTTGGCCGGTTCGCGCATGGAAAGCATCCGCATGGCCGGCGAGATGCGCGGCATGCTGGGCGAGTACCGCAATGCCGCCTACCAGCAGCTGATCCGCGCCAGCGATGACGTCAAGGCCGACGCGCGCAAGCAGGCCGTCGACCTGCGCACCAGCATGGACACGTCGATCAAGGACTACCCGAAGCTGGTCGACAACCCGCAGCAGAAGAAGCTGTTCGATACCTTCGCCAAGGAATGGAAGGACGCCCTGGCCTCCTATGACAGCGTCACCGAAATGCTGGAGCTGGACCTGCCGGACGATGCCATCGATACCTTCGTGGGCGAGACCCGCACCAAGCACCGCAAGGCGGCTTCGGCGCTGGAAGCGCTGATCGCCGAAGACAACCGCCTCGCCCGCGCCTCGCGCGAAGAGGCCGCGTCCACCTATTCCGCCTCGGCCGTGCTGACCGTGATTGCCCTGCTGGGCGGCGCCGCACTCGGCCTGGTGCTGGTCTGGCTGTTCGCCCGTGCTCTGGTCGGCAGCGTGCGTGGTGCCGTTTCGGTTGCCAACGACGTCGCCGGCGGCAAGCTCGATGGCCACATCGACGTCAGCCGCCAGGACGAAGTGGGCGAGCTGATGCAGGCCATGCAGCGCATGCAGCGCGACCTGCGCGAGCGCATCGAAACCGACCAGGCCGTCGCCCGCGAGAACCTGCGCATCCGTACCGCGCTGGATTACAGCTCCACCGGCGTCTACCTGACCGATACCAGCAACACCATCGTCTACAGCAACCGCGCCCTGCAGCAGACCCTGAGCCAGTACCAGGACGAAGTGCGCCGCGACCTGCCGGACTTCGACGCCCAGGCCTCGCTGATCGGCAAGCCGGTCACCGTGCTGGAGCACCGCGGCGAGATGGACCAGACCCTGCTGGGCAACCTGAAGGCGCACGGCGTCGCCCGTCGCCCGATGCAGTACGGCGACGCCCAGTTCGCGCAGGTGGTGTCGACCATCCGCAATGAAAGCGGCGACACCGTCGGCTACGTGGTGGAATGGCGCGACCGCACCCAGGAGGCCCTGGTCGAAGCCGAAGTGGCGCGCGTCATCGCCCAGGCCGCCGCCGGCGACCTGTCCGGCCGCATCGACGCCAGCGACAAGGAAGGCTTCTTCCTGCAGCTGGCACAGCAGATCAACGGCCTGCTGGACGCCAACGCCGGCAGCATCGAACAGATCTCCGGCCTCCTTGCCGCACTGTCGCAGGGTGACCTGACCGTGCGCATGCACGGCGATTACCAGGGCGTGTTCGCCCGCATGCGCGACGACGCCAACGCCACCGCCGCGCAGCTGAGTGAAATCGTCACCCGCATCAAGCAGTCCAGCCGCGCGATCAGCTCGGCCGCCGGCGAAATCGCCTCCGGTAACAGCGACCTGTCGCGTCGTACCGAGCAGCAGGCGGCCAACCTGGAAGAGACCGCCGCCTCGATGGAGGAACTGACCTCCACCGTGCGCCAGAACGCTGAACATGCCCGTCAGGCCAACCAGCTCGCCATCGGCGCGCATGGTGTCGCTTCGCAGGGCGGCGACGTCGTCGGCCAGGTAGTCACCACCATGTCGGCCATCGAAGCCTCGTCGAAGAAGATCGCCGAGATCATCTCGGTCATCGACGGCATCGCCTTCCAGACCAACATCCTGGCGCTGAATGCCGCGGTGGAAGCCGCGCGTGCCGGTGAACAGGGCCGTGGCTTTGCCGTGGTCGCCAGCGAGGTGCGCACCCTCGCCCAGCGCTCGGCCGCCGCCGCCAAGGAGATCAAGGGCCTGATCGACGATTCGGTCGGCAAGGTCAACGACGGCTCGGCACTGGTGCACAAGGCCGGCGCGACCATGGGCGAGATCGTTGCCTCGGTGCAGCGCGTGACCGACATCATGGCCGAGATCTCCGCCGCCTCGCAGGAACAGAGTGCCGGCATCGAGCAGGTCAACCAGACCGTGGTGCAGATGGACGAAACCACCCAGCAGAACGCTGCACTGGTGGAAGAAGCCACCGCCGCCGCCCGGGCGATGGAAGAACAGGCCGGCCACCTCAGCGAGGCCGTTTCGATCTTCGTGGTCGACGAAGCCGATACCGTGGTTGCACCGCCGCGCGTTGCTGCCCCGGCCCCGCGTGCTGCTGCACCGGCAGCACCGGCTCCGGCCGCTCCGCCCGCGCGCCGCACCGCGGGTGGTCGCCCGATGGCCACGGAACTGGCCGACGGGGACTGGCAGGAATTCTGA
- a CDS encoding CheR family methyltransferase, whose amino-acid sequence MDTSPVQSPTPIVTGPREFEFADRDFRRVCDLIYQRVGIALAPAKRDMVYGRLSRRLRTLGMRSFQQYLDHLEQEDGDEWQAFTNALTTNLTSFFREPHHFDKLREELQQRSGRTPLLLWSCAASTGEEPYSMAITACEAFGTLKPPVRIIATDVDTQVLATAGRGVYNIDRVTNLDPDLRRRYFQRGSGPNEGQCRVLPALRELIEFRPLNLLAPRYDVGGPFDALFCRNVMIYFDKPTQRAILGRLVQHLADDGLLYTGHSENYLHAADLIQPCGRTLYRRAAKAGA is encoded by the coding sequence ATGGACACGTCCCCCGTGCAAAGTCCCACTCCCATCGTCACCGGCCCGCGCGAATTCGAGTTCGCCGACCGTGATTTCCGCCGCGTCTGCGACCTGATCTACCAGCGCGTGGGCATCGCCCTGGCGCCGGCAAAGCGCGACATGGTGTATGGCCGCCTCTCTCGCCGCCTGCGTACGCTGGGCATGCGCAGCTTCCAGCAGTACCTGGACCATCTGGAGCAGGAAGACGGCGACGAGTGGCAGGCGTTCACCAACGCCCTGACCACCAACCTGACCTCGTTCTTCCGCGAGCCGCACCACTTCGACAAGCTGCGCGAAGAGCTGCAGCAGCGCTCCGGCCGCACGCCGCTGCTGCTGTGGTCGTGCGCGGCGTCCACCGGTGAAGAGCCCTATTCGATGGCGATCACCGCCTGCGAGGCCTTCGGCACCCTGAAGCCGCCGGTACGCATCATCGCCACCGACGTCGATACCCAGGTGCTGGCCACCGCCGGCCGTGGCGTCTACAACATCGACCGCGTCACCAACCTCGACCCGGACCTGCGCCGGCGCTACTTCCAGCGCGGCAGCGGCCCCAACGAGGGCCAGTGCCGCGTGCTGCCGGCACTGCGCGAGCTGATCGAGTTCCGCCCACTGAACCTGCTTGCCCCGCGCTACGACGTCGGCGGCCCGTTCGATGCGTTGTTCTGCCGCAACGTGATGATCTACTTCGACAAGCCAACCCAGCGCGCGATCCTCGGCCGCCTGGTACAGCACCTGGCCGATGACGGCCTGCTTTACACCGGACACTCGGAGAACTACCTGCACGCCGCCGACCTGATCCAGCCCTGTGGCCGCACCCTGTACCGCCGCGCGGCAAAGGCCGGTGCATGA
- the cheD gene encoding chemoreceptor glutamine deamidase CheD encodes MNASLRTDDVMRYQDARFQTIAAKLLPTQYLVVDDTTALTTTLGSCVAACLRDPVLKIGGMNHFLLPEGNAGDGAPARYGSYAMELLINDMLKRGAHRKRIEAKVFGGANVLKGFTSNPVGTRNAEFVRQYLQAEHIPIIAEDLCGIHPRKIWFFADTGRVVVQRLPHAHEAEVAATESAVRARLSKAPVTGGVELFE; translated from the coding sequence ATGAACGCCTCGCTGCGTACCGACGATGTGATGCGCTACCAGGATGCGCGCTTCCAGACCATTGCCGCCAAGCTTCTGCCGACCCAGTACCTGGTGGTAGACGACACCACCGCGCTGACCACCACGCTGGGTTCCTGCGTGGCGGCCTGCCTGCGGGACCCGGTACTGAAGATCGGTGGCATGAACCATTTCCTGCTGCCCGAGGGCAATGCCGGCGACGGCGCGCCCGCGCGTTACGGCAGCTACGCGATGGAACTGCTGATCAACGACATGCTCAAGCGCGGCGCCCACCGCAAGCGCATCGAGGCCAAGGTGTTCGGCGGCGCCAACGTGCTCAAGGGATTCACCAGCAATCCGGTCGGTACCCGTAACGCCGAGTTCGTGCGCCAGTACCTGCAGGCCGAGCATATCCCGATCATCGCCGAGGACCTGTGCGGCATCCATCCGCGCAAGATCTGGTTCTTCGCCGATACCGGCCGCGTCGTCGTGCAGCGCCTGCCGCACGCCCACGAAGCCGAAGTGGCCGCTACCGAATCGGCGGTGCGTGCACGCCTGTCCAAGGCACCGGTCACCGGTGGCGTGGAGCTGTTCGAATGA
- a CDS encoding protein-glutamate methylesterase/protein-glutamine glutaminase produces the protein MTLTGNAPCRVLIVDDSAVVRQMLTEILSSDPTIDVVGTAADPLLAREKIKRLAPDVITLDVEMPRMDGLAFLENLMRLHPLPVVMISSLTERGADTTLQALALGAVDFVSKPKLDVARGLQAYADEIIAKVKMAARSRVRPLVRAAAPKLLLEAAPAMRPAAPQFRTTDRLIAIGSSAGGTEALRVVLEGMPADAPAVVMTQHLPASFSSAFAERLDRHSAMAVREASDGEAVLPGHAYLPPGGKHLRIIRDGARWRCRVDDGPAVNRHKPAVDVLFRSVAQNAGGNAIGAILTGMGDDGARGLLEMRQAGAPTLVQDEATSVVWGMPGAAFKLGAAEEQVPLERIAERLLALARG, from the coding sequence ATGACCCTGACCGGCAACGCCCCCTGCCGGGTCCTGATCGTCGACGACTCCGCCGTCGTGCGCCAGATGCTCACCGAGATCCTGTCCAGCGACCCGACCATCGACGTGGTCGGCACCGCCGCCGACCCGCTGCTGGCGCGCGAGAAGATCAAGCGCCTGGCCCCGGACGTGATCACGCTGGACGTGGAAATGCCGCGCATGGACGGGCTGGCATTCCTGGAAAACCTGATGCGCCTGCACCCGCTGCCGGTGGTGATGATCTCCTCGCTGACCGAACGCGGCGCCGACACCACCCTGCAGGCGCTGGCGCTGGGCGCGGTGGACTTCGTGTCCAAGCCCAAGCTGGACGTGGCGCGCGGCCTGCAGGCCTACGCCGATGAGATCATCGCCAAGGTCAAGATGGCGGCGCGCTCGCGCGTCCGCCCGCTGGTGCGTGCGGCCGCTCCGAAACTCCTGCTCGAAGCAGCTCCTGCAATGCGCCCGGCTGCGCCGCAGTTCCGCACCACCGACCGCCTGATCGCGATTGGTTCTTCGGCCGGTGGCACCGAAGCGCTGCGCGTTGTGCTGGAAGGCATGCCTGCCGATGCTCCCGCCGTGGTGATGACCCAGCACCTGCCCGCCAGCTTCAGCAGCGCCTTCGCCGAGCGACTGGATCGGCACTCGGCGATGGCCGTGCGCGAGGCCAGCGATGGTGAAGCCGTGCTTCCCGGCCATGCCTACCTGCCGCCGGGTGGCAAGCACCTGCGCATCATCCGCGACGGTGCGCGCTGGCGCTGCCGCGTCGACGATGGCCCGGCGGTGAACCGGCACAAGCCTGCGGTCGACGTGCTGTTCCGTTCGGTCGCGCAGAATGCCGGCGGCAACGCGATCGGTGCCATCCTCACCGGCATGGGCGATGACGGCGCGCGCGGCCTGCTGGAAATGCGCCAGGCCGGCGCACCGACGCTGGTCCAGGACGAGGCCACCAGCGTGGTCTGGGGCATGCCCGGCGCCGCGTTCAAACTCGGCGCCGCTGAGGAACAGGTGCCGCTGGAACGGATTGCCGAGCGGCTGCTGGCGCTCGCTCGCGGCTGA
- a CDS encoding WG repeat-containing protein, whose protein sequence is MRHSFLLTTPSPAHRRSVITQAFGALLASVLLIIAPSVGATPASAMPLSIKPPPRLDRTTRHSLCHEGRCVVLDGTGRQLVEHRGMQYLRPFKNGVAVFERGENRGVMNSEGRIVLEAHYDSVEVHGNGMIEAKVLLRSPPKAYTRIDFFNARGRLVRRFEEKGEIDLLRSASWAGNPAVELCNSEKRRCTTHFLDAKGRSGPVFSVFGSFGPVGHDGEVAIASRDGVHFGLVDRSLAGIGRQDYDQMTFNSSGFALATQGGNDTVLDPHGVQVAPMGRYRFKFGRGGYLLSAVAEDGQCLHFTRAGLMFPTPAGHCMKTDEFAERVGYVIFSSEDDEYVVGLDGSLRSLQRAAGLHPLNRRIVEYQKPGEAGVRFMMLEDGSISSSLYYRLARFQTAEGLDDQLLLAQADGGWGVIDATGAWLIPPRYRRIRPLGPNLVAAFERPGYDPGYHILDLRGNAVADFTLHDPLPDFLADGTRVYALSLRGRWGLLDESGRWRLAPRYGYVNVSKGLVSVRERNSAGDITVNFLDPDTETTLFEQGFLSIHSRPDGLFETLKTDQTLELIKLDGTVLGRLHPRPSQ, encoded by the coding sequence ATGCGCCATTCATTTCTGCTGACGACTCCCAGCCCTGCCCATCGCCGCAGCGTCATCACCCAAGCCTTCGGGGCTCTGCTGGCCTCCGTACTTCTGATCATAGCGCCATCGGTCGGCGCAACTCCGGCGTCTGCGATGCCGCTGTCTATCAAGCCGCCGCCCCGTCTCGACAGGACTACACGCCACAGCCTCTGTCATGAGGGTCGCTGCGTGGTGCTGGATGGCACGGGCCGGCAACTGGTCGAGCATCGGGGAATGCAATACCTCCGCCCCTTCAAAAATGGGGTGGCGGTCTTCGAAAGGGGGGAGAACAGGGGCGTCATGAATTCAGAAGGGCGTATCGTCCTTGAAGCGCATTACGACTCGGTTGAGGTACATGGCAACGGGATGATCGAAGCCAAGGTATTGCTGCGGAGCCCGCCCAAGGCGTACACGCGAATCGACTTCTTCAATGCACGAGGCCGATTGGTGCGTCGGTTTGAGGAGAAAGGCGAGATCGATCTCCTGCGCTCGGCGTCCTGGGCAGGAAACCCGGCTGTAGAACTCTGCAACAGTGAAAAGCGGCGCTGCACGACCCACTTCCTTGACGCAAAGGGCAGGTCCGGTCCCGTTTTCAGTGTCTTTGGTAGCTTTGGTCCCGTGGGTCATGATGGGGAAGTGGCCATCGCTTCGCGCGATGGTGTCCACTTTGGCCTGGTTGATCGATCACTGGCAGGCATAGGGCGCCAGGACTACGATCAGATGACCTTCAACAGTTCGGGTTTCGCGCTCGCCACCCAGGGCGGGAACGACACGGTGCTGGATCCCCACGGGGTGCAAGTGGCGCCCATGGGTCGATATCGGTTCAAGTTTGGTCGGGGTGGGTACCTGCTTTCTGCGGTAGCCGAAGACGGCCAGTGCCTGCATTTCACGCGCGCGGGTTTGATGTTTCCGACGCCTGCAGGCCACTGTATGAAGACAGATGAGTTCGCTGAACGAGTGGGGTATGTAATCTTCAGTTCGGAAGATGATGAATACGTTGTAGGCCTGGATGGGTCGCTGCGCTCCCTGCAACGCGCTGCAGGCCTGCATCCGTTGAACCGCAGGATCGTCGAGTATCAAAAGCCCGGCGAAGCGGGGGTGCGTTTCATGATGCTGGAAGATGGCAGCATCTCGTCTTCCCTGTACTACCGACTTGCGCGTTTTCAAACCGCGGAAGGGCTGGATGACCAACTGCTGTTGGCCCAAGCCGATGGAGGATGGGGTGTAATAGATGCTACGGGTGCTTGGCTGATTCCTCCTCGCTACCGTCGAATAAGACCATTGGGTCCGAATCTGGTCGCGGCATTCGAACGGCCGGGATATGACCCCGGGTATCACATACTCGATCTGCGTGGCAATGCGGTGGCTGATTTCACGCTGCATGATCCCTTGCCGGATTTTTTGGCGGATGGAACAAGAGTCTATGCGCTCTCACTACGTGGCCGTTGGGGTCTTCTGGATGAGTCGGGGCGGTGGAGGCTGGCGCCCCGCTACGGCTACGTGAATGTTTCGAAAGGCCTGGTTTCCGTGCGTGAGCGAAACAGTGCCGGTGATATTACGGTTAATTTTCTTGACCCGGACACAGAAACGACGCTGTTCGAACAGGGATTTCTATCGATTCATTCTCGACCGGATGGTCTGTTTGAGACGTTGAAGACAGATCAGACCTTGGAGCTGATCAAGCTTGACGGGACCGTTCTGGGGCGTCTGCATCCTCGTCCCAGCCAATAG
- the acnB gene encoding bifunctional aconitate hydratase 2/2-methylisocitrate dehydratase, translating into MLEAYRHHVAERAALGIPPLPLSAQQTADVIELLKNPPQGEAEFLLDLLTHRVPAGVDDAAKVKASYLAAIALGSEQNPLISRERATELLGTMLGGYNVAPLVQLLDDASVGTIAANGLKKTLLVFDAFHDVQEKAKAGNANAQAVLQSWADAEWFTSNPEVPQSLTVTVFKVPGETNTDDLSPAPDATTRPDIPMHALAMLKNKRDDAPFTPEEDGKRGPIQQILDLKDKGHLVAYVGDVVGTGSSRKSATNSVLWWTGDDIPFIPNKRAGGVCLGSKIAPIFYNTMEDAGALPIELDVSKMEHGDVVELRPYEGKALKNGEVIAEFQVKSDVLFDEVRAGGRIPLIIGRGLTGKAREALGLAPTDLFRLPVQPADNGKGFSLAQKMVGRACGLPEGQGMRPGTYCEPKMTSVGSQDTTGPMTRDELKDLACLGFSADLVMQSFCHTAAYPKPVDVKTHHTLPEFISTRGGVSLRPGDGVIHSWLNRMLLPDTVGTGGDSHTRFPVGISFPAGSGLVAFAAATGVMPLDMPESVLVRFKGKMQPGVTLRDLVNAIPLYAIKSGLLTVAKAGKKNIFSGRILEIEGLPELKVEQAFELSDASAERSAAGCSVRLNKEPIIEYLTSNITLLKWMIAEGYQDPRSLQRRIEKMEAWLANPELLEPDADAEYAAVIEIDLADIHEPIVACPNDPDDVKTLSEVAGAKIDEVFIGSCMTNIGHFRAAAKLLEGKRDLPTRLWVAPPTKMDASELTKEGVYGTFGATGARMEMPGCSLCMGNQAQIREGSTAMSTSTRNFPNRLGRNTNVYLGSAELAAICSRLGRIPTKEEYMADIGVINANGAEIYRYMNFDQIEEYQDVAKTVAA; encoded by the coding sequence ATGTTGGAAGCCTACCGCCACCACGTCGCCGAGCGCGCTGCGCTTGGCATCCCGCCGCTGCCGCTGAGCGCGCAGCAGACGGCCGATGTCATCGAACTGCTGAAGAACCCGCCGCAGGGCGAGGCCGAGTTCCTGCTCGACCTGCTGACCCACCGCGTGCCGGCCGGCGTCGATGACGCAGCCAAGGTCAAGGCCTCGTACCTGGCCGCGATCGCGCTGGGCAGCGAGCAGAACCCGCTGATCAGCCGCGAGCGCGCCACCGAACTGCTGGGCACCATGCTCGGCGGTTACAACGTGGCCCCGCTGGTGCAGTTGCTGGACGACGCCAGCGTCGGCACCATCGCTGCCAACGGCCTGAAGAAGACCCTGCTGGTGTTCGATGCGTTCCACGATGTGCAGGAAAAGGCCAAGGCCGGCAACGCCAACGCCCAGGCCGTGCTGCAGAGCTGGGCCGATGCCGAGTGGTTCACCAGCAACCCGGAAGTGCCGCAGAGCCTGACCGTCACCGTGTTCAAGGTGCCGGGCGAAACCAACACCGACGACCTGTCGCCGGCACCGGACGCAACCACCCGCCCGGACATCCCGATGCACGCCCTGGCGATGCTGAAGAACAAGCGCGACGACGCGCCGTTCACCCCGGAAGAAGACGGCAAGCGCGGTCCGATCCAGCAGATCCTCGACCTGAAGGACAAGGGTCACCTGGTTGCCTACGTCGGCGACGTGGTCGGCACCGGTTCCTCGCGCAAGTCGGCCACCAACAGCGTGCTGTGGTGGACCGGTGATGACATTCCGTTCATCCCGAACAAGCGCGCCGGCGGCGTCTGCCTGGGTTCGAAGATCGCCCCGATCTTCTACAACACCATGGAAGATGCCGGTGCGCTGCCGATCGAGCTGGACGTGTCGAAGATGGAGCACGGCGATGTGGTCGAGCTGCGTCCGTACGAAGGCAAGGCGCTGAAGAACGGTGAAGTGATCGCCGAGTTCCAGGTCAAGTCCGACGTGCTGTTCGACGAAGTGCGCGCCGGTGGCCGCATTCCGCTGATCATCGGCCGTGGCCTGACCGGCAAGGCGCGTGAGGCGCTGGGCCTGGCCCCGACCGACCTGTTCCGCCTGCCGGTGCAGCCGGCCGACAACGGCAAGGGCTTCTCGCTGGCGCAGAAGATGGTCGGCCGCGCCTGTGGCCTGCCGGAAGGCCAGGGCATGCGCCCGGGCACCTACTGCGAACCGAAGATGACTTCGGTCGGCTCGCAGGACACCACCGGCCCGATGACCCGTGACGAGCTGAAGGACCTGGCCTGCCTGGGCTTCTCGGCCGACCTGGTGATGCAGTCGTTCTGCCACACCGCCGCTTACCCGAAGCCGGTGGACGTCAAGACCCACCACACCCTGCCGGAGTTCATCTCCACCCGTGGCGGCGTTTCGCTGCGCCCGGGCGACGGCGTGATCCACAGCTGGCTCAACCGCATGCTGCTGCCGGACACCGTCGGTACTGGTGGTGACTCGCACACCCGTTTCCCGGTGGGCATTTCGTTCCCGGCCGGCTCGGGCCTGGTCGCCTTCGCTGCGGCCACCGGCGTCATGCCGCTGGACATGCCGGAATCGGTGCTGGTGCGCTTCAAGGGCAAGATGCAGCCGGGCGTGACCCTGCGTGACCTGGTCAACGCGATCCCGCTGTACGCGATCAAGTCGGGTCTGCTGACCGTGGCCAAGGCTGGCAAGAAGAACATCTTCTCCGGCCGCATCCTGGAAATCGAAGGCCTGCCGGAGCTGAAGGTCGAGCAGGCGTTCGAGCTGTCCGACGCCTCGGCCGAGCGTTCGGCCGCCGGTTGCTCGGTGCGCCTGAACAAGGAACCGATCATCGAGTACCTGACCAGCAACATCACCCTGCTGAAGTGGATGATTGCCGAGGGTTACCAGGATCCGCGCTCGCTGCAGCGTCGTATCGAGAAGATGGAAGCGTGGCTGGCCAACCCGGAGCTGCTGGAGCCGGATGCCGACGCCGAATACGCTGCCGTCATCGAGATCGACCTGGCCGACATCCACGAGCCGATCGTGGCCTGCCCGAACGACCCGGACGACGTGAAGACCCTGTCCGAAGTCGCCGGCGCCAAGATCGACGAAGTGTTCATCGGTTCGTGCATGACCAACATCGGTCATTTCCGCGCCGCTGCGAAGTTGCTGGAAGGCAAGCGTGACCTGCCGACCCGCCTGTGGGTGGCCCCGCCGACCAAGATGGATGCCTCGGAGCTGACCAAGGAAGGCGTGTACGGCACCTTCGGCGCCACCGGCGCACGCATGGAAATGCCGGGCTGCTCGCTGTGCATGGGCAACCAGGCGCAGATCCGCGAAGGTTCCACCGCGATGTCGACCTCGACCCGCAACTTCCCGAACCGCCTGGGCCGCAACACCAACGTGTACCTGGGTTCGGCCGAACTGGCGGCGATCTGCTCGCGCCTGGGCCGCATCCCGACCAAGGAGGAGTACATGGCGGACATCGGCGTGATCAACGCCAATGGTGCGGAGATCTACCGCTACATGAACTTCGACCAGATCGAGGAATATCAGGACGTGGCCAAGACGGTCGCTGCCTGA
- a CDS encoding type II toxin-antitoxin system VapC family toxin translates to MIAVDSPVLVELLSNGPQADAVEAILRQSLVGGRVVVCGATLAEVCASLRGGAEVLEALEEMGVHFNPMEAKSALRAGEMHRRHRQRGGSRRSLDEFMVGAHALLQCDGLITWNDTFYRDYFKGLKLIVPQA, encoded by the coding sequence ATGATCGCCGTCGATTCACCGGTACTGGTCGAGCTGCTCAGCAATGGCCCGCAGGCCGATGCCGTGGAAGCCATCCTGCGGCAGAGCCTGGTCGGTGGCCGCGTAGTGGTGTGTGGCGCGACCCTGGCCGAAGTCTGCGCATCGCTGCGCGGTGGCGCCGAGGTGCTGGAAGCACTGGAAGAGATGGGTGTGCACTTCAACCCGATGGAAGCCAAGTCGGCCCTGCGCGCCGGCGAGATGCACCGCCGTCATCGCCAGCGCGGCGGCAGCCGCCGCAGCCTGGACGAATTCATGGTCGGCGCCCACGCACTGCTGCAGTGCGATGGCCTGATCACCTGGAACGACACGTTTTACCGCGACTACTTCAAGGGCCTGAAGCTGATCGTGCCGCAAGCCTGA
- a CDS encoding AbrB/MazE/SpoVT family DNA-binding domain-containing protein, which produces MEATVAERGQITLPKAVRDALGLTKGTLLKVELDGSRIILRKSVDDAISRARGKFALDGFESSDAAVRAVRDEE; this is translated from the coding sequence ATGGAAGCCACTGTTGCAGAACGCGGACAGATCACCCTGCCCAAGGCGGTGCGTGATGCCCTCGGCCTGACCAAGGGCACGCTGCTGAAGGTCGAGCTGGACGGCAGCCGCATCATCCTGCGCAAGAGTGTTGACGATGCCATTTCACGGGCGCGCGGCAAGTTCGCGCTGGACGGCTTCGAATCGTCCGACGCAGCGGTACGCGCGGTGCGTGACGAGGAGTAA